A portion of the Paucilactobacillus hokkaidonensis JCM 18461 genome contains these proteins:
- a CDS encoding PFL family protein, giving the protein METKQIQETLQMIDEEHLDIRTITMGISLFDCIDSDPKKACQRIYQKITTKARDLVKVANDIEMEYGVPIVNKRISVTPIAMVAAAANTDNYVAYAKILDKAATDIGIDIIGGFSALVQKGYQSGDYKLIDSIPEALSETTKVCSSVNIGSTRAGINMDAVAQMGQVVKDIAAIDPLKCMNLVIFANAVEDNPFMAGAFHGVGEADCVINMGISGPGVVKRALEQVKGQPFDIVSETIKKTAFKVTRVGQFVGTIAAKRLNVPFGIVDLSLAPTPAQGDSVAEILEEIGLESVGAPGTTAALALLNDAVKKGGIMACEHVGGLSGAFIPVSEDQGMIKAVQAGKLSLEKLEAMTAVCSVGLDMVAVPGDTTAATISGLLADEAAIGMINNKTTAIRIIPATGQSVGEDINFGGLFGHAPIMHVNQSQPTDFVARGGRIPAPVHSFKN; this is encoded by the coding sequence ATGGAAACTAAACAAATTCAAGAAACCCTCCAAATGATTGATGAAGAACACCTTGATATTCGAACCATCACAATGGGAATATCACTATTTGACTGCATTGATAGCGACCCCAAAAAGGCTTGCCAAAGAATTTATCAAAAAATAACTACCAAAGCGCGTGATTTAGTTAAAGTGGCGAATGACATTGAAATGGAATACGGTGTTCCAATCGTCAATAAACGAATTTCCGTCACTCCAATTGCAATGGTTGCCGCAGCAGCTAATACCGATAATTATGTAGCTTACGCTAAAATCCTTGATAAAGCAGCCACTGACATCGGAATCGATATTATTGGCGGCTTTTCAGCACTCGTTCAAAAAGGCTATCAAAGTGGCGACTATAAATTAATTGATTCAATTCCCGAGGCACTCAGTGAGACAACCAAAGTTTGTAGTTCTGTTAACATTGGCTCTACCCGTGCCGGTATCAATATGGATGCCGTTGCCCAAATGGGCCAAGTAGTCAAAGATATTGCCGCAATTGATCCCCTGAAATGCATGAATTTAGTTATTTTTGCTAATGCCGTCGAAGATAATCCATTTATGGCTGGCGCCTTTCATGGGGTTGGCGAAGCAGACTGTGTTATTAATATGGGAATTAGTGGTCCTGGTGTTGTCAAACGTGCTTTAGAACAAGTCAAAGGTCAGCCTTTTGACATTGTTTCTGAGACAATTAAAAAAACAGCCTTCAAGGTAACCCGCGTTGGTCAGTTCGTGGGAACCATTGCCGCAAAACGTTTGAATGTGCCATTTGGGATTGTTGATTTATCACTTGCCCCAACCCCAGCACAGGGTGATTCAGTTGCTGAAATTTTAGAAGAGATTGGCTTAGAAAGTGTTGGTGCTCCTGGAACTACTGCTGCACTGGCATTACTAAACGATGCAGTTAAAAAAGGTGGCATTATGGCCTGTGAACACGTTGGTGGTTTATCTGGTGCTTTCATCCCCGTCTCAGAAGATCAAGGAATGATAAAAGCAGTCCAAGCTGGTAAGTTAAGTCTCGAAAAATTGGAGGCCATGACTGCTGTCTGTTCAGTCGGTTTAGACATGGTCGCCGTTCCTGGTGATACAACTGCAGCAACCATTAGCGGTTTATTAGCAGACGAAGCCGCCATTGGAATGATTAATAACAAAACAACTGCAATTCGAATTATTCCAGCAACCGGTCAATCTGTCGGTGAAGACATCAATTTTGGTGGGCTATTCGGTCATGCACCCATTATGCATGTTAATCAAAGTCAGCCAACTGACTTCGTTGCCCGTGGTGGTAGAATCCCAGCTCCAGTACATTCATTTAAAAATTAG
- a CDS encoding ACT domain-containing protein — translation MNVIITVIGNDKVGIVAAVSQKLAELNINIIDMSQTLMQGNFTMMLVGKITSQDVPFAKVQEQLNSLGTQIDVTIRIQRQELFDAIQKL, via the coding sequence ATGAATGTAATTATTACCGTCATCGGCAACGACAAAGTCGGAATTGTAGCCGCAGTAAGCCAAAAATTGGCAGAACTGAACATTAACATCATTGATATGTCACAAACTTTGATGCAAGGAAACTTTACCATGATGCTGGTGGGAAAAATCACTAGTCAAGATGTTCCTTTTGCAAAAGTGCAGGAACAACTAAATTCACTAGGGACTCAAATTGACGTCACCATTCGGATTCAACGGCAAGAGCTTTTTGATGCAATCCAAAAACTATAG